Proteins co-encoded in one Oceanidesulfovibrio indonesiensis genomic window:
- a CDS encoding 4Fe-4S dicluster domain-containing protein codes for MPKNTSTISRRSFLRGAAIVGAGALAAAPAVSRAGGQSESGEELATLLDLSKCIGCGACVMACREANAERYPEPTKPFPEMFPARVKAEDWSDKRGVDDRLTPYNWLFVDHITVNHGGEEHEIHMPRRCMHCTNPPCANLCPWGAAAKQDNGAVTIAPDICLGGSKCKDVCPWDIPQRQTGVGLYLDLLPRFAGNGVMYKCDRCQPRMAEGKLPACIEACPMDVQEIGPRSEIIAKAEALVRETGGYIYGIEENGGTNTVYVSPVPFEALEAARDKGKDAKGHGKGSQAQQQNQAGRPHLQPVGSPFENENMFAAAVFTAPLAGLAAGALKLFRKARANHEEES; via the coding sequence TTGCCGAAAAACACATCAACCATATCCCGGCGTTCGTTCCTGCGCGGCGCCGCCATTGTCGGGGCAGGAGCGCTGGCCGCCGCTCCGGCGGTTTCTCGCGCCGGCGGGCAATCCGAATCCGGCGAGGAGCTTGCCACACTCCTCGATTTATCCAAGTGCATCGGCTGCGGCGCATGCGTCATGGCATGCCGCGAGGCCAACGCCGAGCGCTACCCCGAGCCGACCAAGCCGTTTCCCGAGATGTTTCCGGCCCGCGTGAAGGCCGAGGACTGGTCGGACAAGCGCGGCGTGGATGACAGGCTGACGCCCTACAATTGGCTGTTCGTGGATCACATCACCGTGAATCACGGCGGCGAGGAGCACGAAATCCACATGCCGCGGCGCTGCATGCACTGCACCAATCCGCCCTGCGCCAACCTCTGCCCGTGGGGAGCTGCGGCGAAGCAAGACAACGGCGCCGTAACCATCGCCCCGGACATCTGTCTTGGCGGCTCCAAGTGCAAGGACGTTTGCCCGTGGGACATTCCCCAGCGGCAGACGGGCGTTGGCCTGTACCTGGACCTGCTGCCGCGCTTTGCCGGCAACGGGGTCATGTACAAGTGCGATCGCTGCCAGCCCCGCATGGCCGAAGGCAAGCTGCCGGCCTGCATCGAAGCCTGCCCCATGGACGTGCAGGAGATAGGCCCTCGCAGCGAAATCATAGCCAAGGCCGAGGCGCTCGTCAGGGAGACGGGCGGCTACATCTACGGCATCGAGGAAAACGGGGGCACCAACACCGTATACGTTTCGCCCGTGCCTTTCGAAGCGCTCGAAGCTGCGCGGGACAAAGGCAAAGACGCCAAGGGGCACGGTAAAGGGTCGCAGGCTCAACAGCAGAACCAGGCCGGCCGGCCGCACCTGCAACCGGTGGGCTCACCGTTCGAGAACGAGAACATGT